From one Phocaeicola salanitronis DSM 18170 genomic stretch:
- a CDS encoding YraN family protein codes for MAEHNELGKEGEEEAARYLTGQGYHILHRNWRRGRNELDIVAAKDNQLIFVEVKTRRNEAYGHPEDAVTNRKIRTLVSLADAYINKFRLDLPVRFDIITVVGNEPPFHIEHIEEAFLPPIW; via the coding sequence ATGGCAGAACATAACGAGCTTGGGAAAGAAGGCGAAGAAGAAGCGGCACGTTACCTCACCGGACAAGGCTATCACATCCTGCACCGCAATTGGCGGAGAGGAAGGAATGAGCTTGACATTGTGGCGGCTAAAGATAACCAGCTGATTTTCGTAGAAGTCAAGACACGGCGAAACGAAGCATACGGACATCCCGAAGATGCCGTAACCAACCGCAAGATACGCACATTGGTATCGCTTGCCGACGCGTACATCAACAAGTTCAGGCTCGACCTTCCCGTGCGTTTCGATATCATCACCGTTGTAGGCAATGAGCCGCCTTTCCATATCGAACACATCGAAGAAGCGTTTCTGCCTCCTATTTGGTAA
- a CDS encoding fimbrillin family protein, with amino-acid sequence MIMNKTLIKALWLAAFVPLFAACSSEEDSLVPSGEPQEVQVSIDTRATTDGDTWTWENNDVIGLNVTGYNGTSSSYTLTYNAQKRSWTRSEPIIVTLPGTITAWYPGGIGTSANSFTIPENQTTSGNLCKADFMTYSGDLISTTPSVTLEHRLSKVIVTISDWTDYGETMPEVKDFFIQTKESITVNGSTVTGDGNTIDIFPLQDEAAHSYTAIVAPNAGFNITLVVAGKDKTASYTGSLASGNAYSFNLTLKDTNALDTRSAGTSDCELELVEVRNINEK; translated from the coding sequence ATTGATAAAAGCCCTTTGGCTGGCGGCTTTCGTGCCCCTCTTCGCGGCGTGCAGCAGCGAGGAAGACAGCCTTGTGCCGAGTGGAGAGCCGCAAGAGGTGCAGGTGAGCATTGACACACGTGCCACTACTGACGGAGATACGTGGACATGGGAAAATAATGATGTGATTGGGCTGAATGTAACAGGATATAACGGAACATCGTCTTCCTATACGTTGACCTATAATGCACAGAAAAGAAGCTGGACACGATCAGAGCCTATCATTGTTACGCTGCCCGGCACTATCACAGCATGGTATCCGGGAGGAATAGGTACATCCGCGAACTCTTTCACCATTCCCGAAAACCAAACTACCAGCGGAAACTTATGCAAAGCGGATTTCATGACATACAGCGGCGATTTAATCAGCACTACGCCCAGCGTGACATTGGAGCACCGCCTGAGCAAAGTCATCGTCACCATTTCCGATTGGACTGATTACGGGGAAACGATGCCGGAAGTTAAGGACTTTTTCATCCAAACAAAGGAAAGCATTACCGTAAACGGCAGTACCGTAACAGGCGATGGGAACACGATAGATATCTTTCCGCTGCAAGATGAAGCGGCTCATTCTTACACCGCCATTGTCGCCCCTAATGCCGGCTTCAACATTACGCTGGTTGTGGCCGGCAAGGATAAGACCGCCAGCTATACAGGCTCGTTGGCGAGCGGCAATGCTTATTCATTCAACCTTACTTTGAAAGATACCAATGCCCTCGACACCCGTTCCGCCGGTACATCGGACTGCGAGCTGGAACTGGTGGAGGTGAGGAATATAAATGAGAAATAA
- a CDS encoding MBL fold metallo-hydrolase: MKTNGKWNWMLLAGCMAMSCGCVGNTKTQGNEGMEKDSVRAAVTVQKRQVEGISVTWLRDNAEDKLMPASLFAAASDSLVKSLELEAGIPSSISTFWVETEGVKVLFDAGLGAPESLLPAGLDSIGVKPEDVRYVYLTHFHHDHIGGMLKGDTAVFPRAEVYASKAEYDGWMKMEAGRRTEVEKLVEAYKGRMHFFEFGDTLPGKVVALEAVGHTPGHTAYQAGRLLVIGDLIHGAALQLAHPDICASFDMNPEDAVRTRKRFLQYAKENGLIMAGMHLPAPAILAPPYAF; this comes from the coding sequence ATGAAAACGAATGGCAAATGGAACTGGATGTTGCTTGCAGGCTGTATGGCTATGTCATGTGGCTGCGTGGGGAATACGAAAACGCAGGGAAACGAAGGAATGGAAAAAGATTCGGTACGGGCGGCAGTAACCGTGCAGAAGCGGCAGGTGGAAGGAATAAGCGTCACCTGGTTGCGAGACAACGCGGAAGACAAGCTGATGCCGGCTTCATTGTTTGCTGCGGCTTCGGATAGTCTGGTCAAGAGTTTGGAACTGGAGGCAGGGATACCTTCGTCTATCAGTACGTTTTGGGTAGAAACGGAAGGAGTGAAGGTGTTGTTTGATGCCGGGTTGGGTGCCCCGGAAAGCCTTTTGCCTGCCGGGCTGGATTCCATCGGGGTGAAGCCGGAAGATGTGCGCTATGTTTATCTGACGCATTTCCATCACGACCACATCGGCGGCATGCTGAAAGGGGACACGGCTGTTTTCCCCCGTGCCGAGGTCTATGCGTCGAAGGCAGAATACGACGGCTGGATGAAGATGGAAGCCGGCCGGCGGACGGAAGTGGAGAAACTGGTTGAGGCATACAAAGGCCGTATGCATTTCTTCGAGTTCGGCGATACGCTTCCGGGCAAGGTGGTGGCGCTGGAAGCCGTAGGGCATACACCGGGACATACGGCTTATCAGGCTGGCAGGCTATTGGTTATCGGCGATTTGATACACGGTGCTGCGCTCCAGTTGGCACATCCCGACATTTGTGCTTCGTTTGATATGAATCCGGAAGATGCTGTCCGGACACGCAAGCGTTTTTTGCAATATGCCAAAGAAAACGGTTTGATTATGGCGGGCATGCACTTGCCTGCTCCGGCTATTCTGGCTCCGCCTTATGCATTTTGA
- a CDS encoding nucleoside deaminase produces MADDTFYMKQALAEAEKASARGEVPVGAVVVCQGRIIARAHNLTETLNDVTAHAEMQAITAAANALGAKYLNDCTLYVTVEPCVMCAGAIAWAQLGKLVFGAGDEKRGYMRYAPAALHPKTEVVSGVLKDECAGLMTAFFRKRR; encoded by the coding sequence ATGGCAGACGATACGTTTTACATGAAGCAGGCGTTGGCTGAGGCAGAGAAAGCATCGGCAAGGGGAGAAGTGCCCGTAGGTGCGGTGGTGGTATGCCAAGGCCGTATCATTGCCCGTGCGCACAACTTGACCGAAACCTTGAACGATGTGACGGCGCATGCCGAGATGCAGGCCATTACGGCTGCAGCCAATGCGTTGGGAGCCAAGTATCTGAATGATTGTACGCTTTATGTGACGGTAGAGCCGTGTGTGATGTGTGCCGGAGCCATAGCGTGGGCGCAATTGGGCAAGCTGGTGTTCGGTGCCGGAGACGAGAAGCGCGGGTATATGCGTTATGCGCCTGCGGCGCTGCATCCGAAGACCGAAGTGGTTTCGGGTGTCTTGAAAGACGAGTGCGCCGGCTTGATGACGGCGTTTTTCCGGAAACGCCGGTGA
- a CDS encoding response regulator transcription factor has protein sequence MPHTPEIAILEQNTLAALGLRTILEELIPNAVIRMFSSFGQLIDDTPDMYAHYFVSAQIYFMHTAFFLERQPKTIVLSNGEHPQLNGVPTLNCTLAQDELLKAIVRLRQYGHHSLPPLHATAHDLSPREIEVLVLLTKGCINKEIAERLNISLTTVISHRKNITEKLGIKSVSALAIYAVMHGYVEADRV, from the coding sequence ATGCCACATACACCTGAAATTGCCATCCTCGAACAAAACACGCTGGCTGCACTCGGATTGCGGACCATCCTCGAAGAGCTGATACCCAATGCCGTAATCCGTATGTTCTCGTCTTTCGGACAACTGATAGACGACACGCCCGACATGTATGCCCACTACTTCGTGTCGGCACAAATCTACTTCATGCATACCGCATTCTTCCTTGAACGGCAACCGAAAACCATCGTGCTTTCGAACGGGGAACATCCGCAGCTGAACGGCGTACCCACGCTGAACTGCACCCTTGCACAAGACGAACTGCTGAAAGCCATCGTGCGCCTGCGCCAGTACGGGCATCACTCCTTACCTCCCCTGCACGCCACCGCGCACGACCTTTCGCCCCGCGAAATCGAAGTGCTGGTGCTCCTTACCAAAGGCTGCATCAACAAGGAAATAGCCGAACGGCTCAACATCAGCCTCACCACGGTCATCTCGCACCGCAAGAACATTACCGAAAAACTGGGCATCAAGTCGGTGTCCGCCCTCGCCATCTACGCCGTGATGCACGGATACGTGGAAGCCGACCGCGTGTAG
- a CDS encoding helix-turn-helix domain-containing protein: MTTTNNRLTAEELKKLRQMDFGKKPGFETAENMLAREVGEEGSPERDEFNAKALAWYYGEVLRDRRKALGITQKELAERIGRDRSYISRLEKGETDLQLSSFIRIATALGIMLRLDVNLI; encoded by the coding sequence ATGACAACGACGAACAACAGACTGACAGCGGAAGAATTAAAGAAACTTCGCCAGATGGACTTCGGCAAGAAGCCCGGTTTCGAGACGGCGGAAAACATGCTGGCACGCGAAGTAGGCGAGGAGGGAAGTCCGGAACGCGATGAGTTCAACGCCAAGGCACTGGCATGGTACTATGGTGAAGTGCTGCGCGACCGCCGCAAGGCACTCGGCATCACCCAAAAAGAACTGGCGGAGCGCATCGGGCGCGACCGTTCCTACATCAGCCGTCTGGAGAAAGGCGAAACCGACCTGCAACTATCCTCCTTCATCCGCATCGCCACAGCCTTGGGCATCATGCTTAGGCTCGATGTAAACCTGATTTGA
- a CDS encoding NAD(P)/FAD-dependent oxidoreductase, producing the protein MIQELQLRVLPEQAASDDNIKQYISREKGLDARTIKAIRILKRSIDARQRTIFVNLKVRVFINEMPEEEAFTHTEYRNVEGKPAVIVVGAGPGGLFAALKLIELGLRPIVVERGKNVRERKEDLARISREHKVDAESNYSFGEGGAGAYSDGKLYTRSKKRGNVEKILNVFCQHGADTSILIDAHPHIGTDKLPRVIENMRNTILACGGEVHFQTRMDALIIEHNEVAGIETNTGKTFRGPVILATGHSARDVYRWLYTHDVHIEPKGIAVGVRLEHPSMLIDQIQYHNKAGRGKYLPAAEYSFVQQVDGRGVYSFCMCPGGFVVPAASGPHQIVVNGMSPSNRGTKWSNSGMVVELRTEDLAHPDLQLQACEAFPDSAEAQTEALTAQAKTEEGTVHPLAMMRFQEKLEQICWQQGNMRQTAPAQRMADFTRKKLSFDLPPTSYSPGLISSPLHFWLPKFIGERLSQGFQLFGKSSRGFLTNDAVMIAVETRTSAPVRIVRDAETLQHVTVKGLFPCGEGAGYAGGIVSAGIDGERCAEAAAEYVLSI; encoded by the coding sequence ATGATACAAGAACTTCAATTACGAGTACTGCCCGAACAGGCAGCAAGCGATGACAACATCAAGCAATACATCAGCCGGGAGAAGGGACTGGACGCACGGACCATCAAGGCGATACGCATACTGAAACGAAGCATCGACGCACGCCAACGAACCATTTTCGTCAACCTGAAAGTACGGGTGTTCATCAACGAAATGCCCGAAGAAGAAGCTTTTACACATACCGAATACCGCAACGTGGAGGGGAAACCTGCCGTCATCGTAGTGGGAGCCGGACCGGGAGGACTGTTCGCGGCACTGAAACTGATAGAACTGGGACTGCGCCCCATCGTGGTAGAACGGGGGAAAAACGTACGCGAACGCAAGGAAGACCTGGCACGCATCAGCCGTGAGCACAAAGTGGACGCCGAATCGAACTACAGCTTCGGCGAAGGCGGAGCAGGTGCCTACTCGGACGGAAAGCTCTATACACGGAGCAAGAAGCGGGGAAACGTGGAAAAGATACTGAACGTGTTCTGCCAGCACGGAGCGGACACCTCCATCCTCATCGACGCACACCCGCACATCGGGACGGACAAACTGCCGCGCGTCATCGAGAACATGCGCAACACCATCCTTGCCTGCGGCGGAGAGGTGCACTTCCAGACTCGCATGGACGCGCTCATCATCGAACACAATGAAGTGGCGGGCATCGAAACGAATACGGGCAAGACGTTCCGCGGCCCCGTCATCCTTGCCACAGGACATTCGGCACGCGACGTGTACCGCTGGCTTTATACCCACGACGTACACATCGAGCCGAAAGGCATCGCTGTAGGAGTAAGGCTGGAACACCCGTCGATGCTCATCGACCAAATCCAATACCACAACAAGGCGGGACGGGGAAAATACCTGCCCGCGGCGGAATACAGCTTCGTGCAACAGGTAGACGGACGGGGCGTATACAGCTTCTGCATGTGTCCCGGAGGATTCGTGGTGCCGGCGGCAAGCGGCCCGCACCAGATAGTGGTGAACGGAATGAGCCCCAGCAACCGGGGTACGAAATGGAGCAACTCGGGGATGGTGGTGGAACTCCGCACGGAAGACCTCGCCCATCCCGACCTGCAACTGCAGGCATGCGAGGCTTTCCCCGACTCGGCGGAAGCACAGACCGAAGCCCTGACAGCACAGGCAAAGACGGAAGAAGGAACAGTACACCCGCTGGCGATGATGCGTTTCCAGGAAAAGCTGGAACAAATCTGCTGGCAACAGGGAAACATGCGGCAGACGGCTCCCGCACAACGGATGGCAGACTTTACCCGCAAGAAACTGAGCTTCGACCTGCCCCCCACGTCGTACAGTCCCGGACTGATTTCGTCGCCCCTGCACTTCTGGCTCCCGAAGTTTATCGGAGAGCGCCTGAGCCAAGGCTTCCAGCTTTTCGGGAAAAGCTCGCGCGGCTTCCTTACCAACGATGCCGTGATGATAGCCGTAGAGACCCGCACTTCCGCCCCCGTACGCATCGTGCGTGATGCCGAAACGCTCCAGCACGTAACCGTAAAGGGTCTTTTCCCCTGCGGAGAAGGGGCAGGCTATGCAGGCGGCATCGTCTCGGCAGGCATCGACGGAGAGCGGTGTGCCGAAGCTGCCGCTGAATATGTATTATCAATTTAA
- a CDS encoding GxxExxY protein, giving the protein MVYIDKETNELAYQIIGCAYKVHKELGPGLLESTYEACLCYELGKLGIKYENQKELPVIYDNTHIDCGYRIDIMVERKIIVELKTVEKLLPIHTAQILTYLRLSGIHLGLLINFFNTNLQNGIRRYVQ; this is encoded by the coding sequence ATGGTATATATTGACAAAGAAACAAACGAATTGGCATATCAAATTATCGGATGCGCCTATAAAGTCCATAAAGAATTAGGTCCTGGATTATTAGAAAGCACATACGAAGCTTGCTTATGTTATGAACTGGGCAAACTCGGCATCAAATATGAAAACCAAAAAGAACTTCCGGTCATTTACGATAATACACATATCGATTGCGGATACAGGATAGACATTATGGTAGAAAGGAAAATCATTGTTGAACTAAAAACAGTAGAAAAACTTTTACCTATTCATACCGCCCAGATTTTGACTTACCTAAGACTAAGCGGAATACACTTAGGTCTACTGATAAATTTCTTCAATACTAACTTGCAAAACGGAATAAGAAGATATGTACAATAA
- a CDS encoding type II toxin-antitoxin system RelE/ParE family toxin, which translates to METVCPVPVKFVKKLVGTDFFELRVSVDNEIRVILFAVDNDNINLATNVILLNGFVKKSTKDYDKEITKAINILRNLL; encoded by the coding sequence TTGGAAACGGTCTGTCCGGTACCTGTCAAATTTGTCAAGAAACTGGTCGGGACAGATTTCTTCGAACTGCGGGTGTCCGTGGACAACGAGATACGGGTTATCCTATTTGCCGTGGACAACGACAACATCAATCTGGCGACAAACGTTATCCTGCTGAACGGCTTTGTAAAGAAAAGCACCAAGGATTACGACAAGGAAATAACAAAGGCTATTAACATTTTAAGGAACTTGCTATGA
- a CDS encoding biotin--[acetyl-CoA-carboxylase] ligase: MMNYPEPIFLPETTSTNTYLAGLCDRAPQPELTCVYTSYQTSGRGQRENSWESEPGANLLFSFVTYPTCLEAGRQFLLSQITALALANVLSAYTEDIRIKWPNDIYWKDKKICGTLIENDLTGTSISRSISGTGVNLNQKRFLSDAPNPVSLTQITGQTYSPADILHQVMQRIGGYYRLLQNGQTSEIAERYKQMLYRKEGFYAYRDQEGSFLARILDIEPSGRLVLEDANGKCRKYLFKEVVFEL; the protein is encoded by the coding sequence ATGATGAACTATCCAGAGCCTATTTTCCTGCCGGAGACCACTTCCACCAATACCTATCTTGCCGGTTTATGCGACCGTGCCCCCCAACCGGAACTGACGTGCGTATATACTTCGTACCAAACATCCGGACGCGGACAACGGGAAAACAGCTGGGAATCGGAACCGGGAGCGAACCTGTTGTTCAGCTTCGTGACCTATCCCACATGTTTAGAAGCCGGACGCCAGTTCCTCCTTTCGCAAATCACGGCGCTCGCCCTTGCCAACGTGCTTTCAGCGTACACCGAAGACATCCGCATCAAATGGCCCAATGACATTTATTGGAAAGACAAAAAGATATGCGGCACCCTGATTGAAAACGACCTGACAGGCACAAGCATTAGCCGGTCCATCTCGGGCACAGGCGTCAACCTGAACCAAAAGCGATTCTTGAGCGATGCGCCCAATCCGGTATCGCTTACGCAAATCACCGGACAGACTTATTCCCCTGCCGATATTCTGCATCAGGTAATGCAGCGCATTGGCGGGTACTACCGCCTATTGCAAAACGGACAGACCTCCGAAATAGCCGAACGCTATAAACAAATGTTATACCGCAAAGAAGGATTTTATGCATACCGTGACCAAGAAGGAAGTTTCCTTGCCCGCATTCTCGACATCGAGCCTTCCGGCAGACTGGTTCTGGAAGATGCAAACGGGAAATGCCGTAAATACCTGTTCAAGGAAGTCGTTTTCGAGCTTTAA
- a CDS encoding MATE family efflux transporter, with translation MSPTSQRILHIAIPSIVSNITVPLLGLVDVTIVGHLGSASYIGAIAVGGMLFNMIYWIFGFLRMGTSGLTAQAYGAHDLPEVSRILLRSSGISFLLALALLILQYPIRIIAFHLIEASPEVRELASLYFHICIWGAPATLGLYGFTGWFIGMQNSRFPMYIAITQNVVNIAASLFFVFACDMKVAGVALGTLIAQYAGLFMAYLLWLRYYRPLRKYIEWKRVFTHEAMARFFQVNRDIFLRTLCLVTVTVFFTSTGAAYGDVTLAVNTLLMQLFTLFSYIMDGFAYAGEALTGKYIGARNRTELRLTVRHLFGWGIALALAFTLLYGIGGKGFLGLLTNERTVIEASSAYFYWVLAIPLAGFSAFLLDGICIGATATGIMLKGMAAASAGFFLIYYGLNASLGNHALWLAFVSYLALRGMVQAWLIRLRKSN, from the coding sequence ATGTCGCCTACCAGCCAACGCATTCTTCACATAGCCATTCCTTCCATTGTCTCGAACATCACCGTTCCCCTGCTGGGACTGGTGGACGTAACCATTGTCGGCCATTTAGGCTCGGCTTCCTACATCGGCGCCATTGCCGTAGGAGGAATGCTGTTCAACATGATTTACTGGATATTCGGCTTCTTGCGCATGGGGACCAGCGGACTCACGGCACAAGCATACGGAGCACACGACCTGCCCGAAGTGAGCCGCATCCTGCTCCGCTCGTCAGGCATCAGCTTTTTATTGGCTCTCGCCCTGCTCATCCTGCAATATCCCATCCGCATTATCGCTTTCCACCTGATTGAAGCCAGCCCCGAAGTGCGCGAACTTGCCTCGCTTTATTTCCACATCTGCATTTGGGGCGCACCTGCCACACTGGGGCTATACGGCTTTACGGGATGGTTCATCGGCATGCAGAACTCACGGTTCCCGATGTATATCGCCATCACACAAAACGTGGTGAACATTGCCGCAAGCCTGTTCTTCGTATTTGCCTGCGACATGAAAGTGGCAGGCGTGGCACTGGGCACGCTCATTGCCCAATATGCAGGGCTCTTTATGGCATACCTGCTCTGGCTCCGGTATTACCGTCCCCTACGCAAATACATCGAATGGAAACGCGTCTTCACGCACGAAGCCATGGCACGCTTCTTCCAAGTGAACCGCGACATCTTCCTGCGCACCCTCTGCCTGGTAACGGTCACGGTATTTTTCACCTCTACCGGAGCAGCGTATGGCGATGTGACCTTAGCCGTCAACACCCTGCTGATGCAGCTCTTTACCCTCTTCTCTTACATCATGGACGGATTCGCATACGCCGGCGAAGCCCTGACCGGAAAATACATCGGTGCCCGCAACCGCACGGAACTGCGCCTTACCGTCAGGCACCTCTTCGGCTGGGGCATCGCGCTTGCGCTTGCCTTCACCCTCCTGTACGGCATCGGCGGAAAGGGTTTCCTCGGACTGCTTACCAACGAACGGACGGTCATCGAAGCCTCATCCGCCTATTTCTACTGGGTGCTTGCCATTCCATTGGCAGGCTTTTCGGCTTTCCTGCTCGACGGCATCTGCATCGGAGCCACCGCTACAGGCATCATGCTGAAAGGCATGGCCGCAGCATCCGCCGGATTCTTCCTCATCTATTACGGGCTGAATGCCTCGCTCGGCAATCATGCGCTATGGCTCGCCTTTGTTTCATACCTCGCCTTGCGCGGCATGGTGCAGGCGTGGCTTATCAGGCTTCGCAAGAGCAATTAA
- the radA gene encoding DNA repair protein RadA, with protein MAKEKTVYVCTHCGYESPKWAGKCPSCGQWNTFTEEVVRKETPVAKHAAHGIESVRSKPQQLHEITSSEELRIDMGDDELNRVLGGGLVEGSLTLIGGEPGIGKSTLILQTVLRLPGLKVLYISGEESARQLKLRADRIPHPETTQLLIACETSLEQIFTHIKNTAPALVIIDSIQTISTETIDSSPGSIVQVRECSAAILKFAKETGTPVILIGHINKEGSIAGPKVLEHIVDTVLQFEGDQHYMYRILRSIKNRFGSTAELGIYEMRQDGLRQVSNPSELLLTQDHEGMSGVAIACAVEGIRPFLIEVQALVSTAAYGMPQRSATGFDLRRMNMLLAVLEKRVGFKLAQKDVFLNIAGGLKVNDPAIDLAVISAILSSNMDTEIETGVCMAGEVGLSGEIRPVNRIEQRIGEAEKLGFKRMLIPKHNLQGLDRKKIKIELVPVRKVEEAFRELFG; from the coding sequence ATGGCTAAAGAAAAAACGGTGTATGTATGCACCCATTGCGGATACGAATCGCCCAAATGGGCAGGCAAATGCCCTTCGTGCGGACAATGGAACACATTTACGGAAGAGGTGGTACGCAAGGAAACACCGGTGGCGAAACACGCGGCGCACGGCATCGAAAGCGTGCGCTCGAAACCACAACAACTGCACGAAATCACTTCGAGCGAAGAGTTGCGCATCGACATGGGAGATGACGAGCTGAACCGGGTACTGGGAGGCGGGCTGGTAGAAGGCTCGCTCACCCTGATAGGAGGCGAGCCGGGCATCGGCAAGTCAACGCTTATCCTTCAGACGGTATTGCGCCTGCCCGGCCTGAAAGTGCTTTACATCTCGGGCGAAGAGAGTGCCCGCCAGCTGAAACTGCGTGCCGACCGCATCCCGCATCCCGAAACGACGCAGCTGCTGATAGCCTGCGAAACGTCATTGGAACAAATCTTCACCCACATCAAGAACACAGCTCCCGCCCTGGTCATCATCGACTCCATACAGACCATTTCGACCGAAACCATCGATTCTTCGCCGGGAAGCATCGTGCAAGTACGCGAATGTTCGGCAGCCATCCTCAAGTTCGCCAAAGAGACAGGAACGCCCGTCATCCTCATCGGACATATCAACAAGGAAGGAAGCATCGCCGGACCGAAAGTGCTGGAACACATCGTAGACACGGTACTGCAGTTCGAGGGCGACCAGCACTACATGTACCGCATCCTGCGGAGCATCAAGAACCGCTTCGGGAGCACGGCGGAGCTGGGCATCTACGAGATGCGGCAGGACGGGCTGAGGCAAGTGAGCAACCCGTCGGAACTGCTGCTCACGCAAGACCACGAGGGAATGAGCGGAGTGGCTATCGCCTGCGCCGTAGAAGGCATACGCCCGTTCCTCATCGAAGTGCAGGCACTGGTGAGCACAGCTGCCTACGGTATGCCCCAGCGTTCCGCCACGGGGTTCGACCTGCGGCGGATGAACATGCTGCTCGCCGTGCTGGAGAAACGGGTAGGCTTCAAGCTGGCGCAGAAGGACGTGTTCCTCAACATAGCCGGAGGACTGAAAGTGAACGACCCTGCCATCGACCTGGCGGTCATCAGCGCCATCCTTTCGAGCAATATGGACACGGAAATAGAAACCGGCGTGTGCATGGCGGGCGAAGTGGGCCTGAGCGGTGAAATCCGTCCGGTGAACCGCATCGAGCAGCGCATCGGCGAAGCGGAAAAACTGGGCTTCAAGCGCATGCTCATCCCCAAACATAATCTGCAAGGTCTGGACCGGAAGAAAATCAAAATCGAACTGGTGCCGGTGCGGAAAGTGGAAGAAGCCTTCCGGGAGCTCTTCGGATGA
- a CDS encoding alpha/beta hydrolase: MKQRLWMLAAGCLFALAAQSQETVAVNTGNIVSPEVDTAAQTVTFRLLAPAAKEVTVEADYFGKVQKQTPLGAVEMPLRQAMTRDTAGVWTLETPIPAPELHTYCFYVDGLRMVDPSNVYMLRDIATYTNYFLVDGELSANYFVREVPHGTVSKVWYPSPKLGMERRRMTVYTPAGYEDGTERYPVLYLLHGAGGDENAWSELGRAVQILDNLIAQGKAKPMIVVMPNGNGGQEAAPGEYPNSMYKPSFMNPKTMEGSFEVAFPDIVSYVESHYRTVNDKAHRAIAGLSMGGFHSLYISANYPDLFDYVGLFSAAVNREAKGDNAFVYADLDTKLARQFAEAPKLYFIAIGTADFLYQDNVGLRKRFDAQGYRYEYMETDGGHIWSNWRKYLNHFLPELFR, from the coding sequence ATGAAACAAAGATTATGGATGCTGGCGGCGGGATGCCTGTTCGCACTCGCTGCCCAATCGCAAGAGACCGTTGCGGTAAACACAGGGAACATCGTTTCGCCGGAAGTGGATACGGCGGCGCAGACAGTCACGTTCCGCCTGTTGGCACCGGCGGCAAAAGAAGTGACGGTAGAAGCCGACTATTTCGGCAAGGTGCAGAAACAAACTCCGCTGGGGGCGGTAGAGATGCCTCTCCGTCAGGCGATGACGCGCGACACAGCAGGCGTGTGGACGCTGGAGACTCCGATACCTGCGCCCGAATTGCACACGTATTGTTTCTACGTAGACGGGTTGCGGATGGTGGATCCCAGCAACGTATATATGCTCCGCGACATAGCCACGTATACCAATTATTTTCTGGTCGACGGTGAGCTGTCTGCCAACTATTTTGTGCGCGAGGTGCCTCACGGCACGGTGTCGAAGGTGTGGTATCCCAGTCCGAAGCTGGGGATGGAGCGCCGCCGCATGACGGTCTATACTCCGGCAGGTTACGAGGACGGTACGGAGCGTTACCCTGTGCTCTACCTGCTTCACGGTGCCGGGGGCGACGAGAATGCGTGGAGCGAACTGGGGCGTGCCGTGCAGATACTCGACAACCTGATAGCGCAAGGCAAGGCGAAACCGATGATTGTGGTGATGCCGAACGGGAACGGCGGGCAGGAAGCTGCTCCGGGCGAGTACCCGAACAGCATGTACAAGCCTTCGTTTATGAATCCGAAGACGATGGAAGGTTCGTTCGAGGTGGCATTTCCCGATATCGTGTCGTATGTGGAGTCGCATTACCGCACGGTGAACGACAAGGCACACCGTGCCATCGCGGGCCTGTCGATGGGCGGATTCCATTCGCTTTACATCTCTGCCAACTATCCCGACCTGTTCGATTATGTAGGTTTGTTTTCGGCAGCCGTCAACCGTGAGGCAAAGGGAGACAATGCTTTTGTCTATGCCGACCTTGACACGAAGCTTGCCCGCCAGTTTGCCGAGGCTCCGAAACTGTATTTCATCGCCATCGGAACTGCCGATTTCCTGTATCAGGACAATGTGGGGCTCCGCAAACGGTTCGATGCCCAGGGTTACCGTTATGAGTACATGGAAACGGACGGCGGGCATATCTGGAGCAACTGGCGCAAGTACCTGAATCATTTCTTGCCGGAGCTGTTCCGGTAG